The following are encoded in a window of bacterium genomic DNA:
- a CDS encoding endonuclease/exonuclease/phosphatase family protein → MFFSLIRLIISVLLPLCLWLYAALAAFIWYGARYTPERAILLRLASSILSDLIWVPFGLLVWTLLIDRVIVHVIRVSKSSRRIPGITTALAGAVLLFVFFFEQSFKFLFLPLLWFIMLAFLRLIRKSTAKKSLSHYAPLVCILLLVVVHYHWQLVPHGTREENPGDIRVMSYNIFARAGFEDRMKVINTIKHISPDVVCIMEFNPMRDPELFREELGNQFPYMLIGDNLTRWTRSAALILSRFPLKKIDVPIVGDRQDRHVNFIFAEMNVGGRTINIVNYHLITVGHRIEKAARKNINDKELVTKATDTEAAIDGEKFEQARYLMDTVATFKQPTILCGDLNDTPNSRAFQLLESRFYNTYSEKGWGLGDTFGESWIKRRSGNFPWVSRFARDVMRIDHIFVSKDITMVSSEVLRHAQGSDHKPVVAAVRLP, encoded by the coding sequence ATGTTTTTTTCACTGATCAGGCTTATCATATCGGTATTATTGCCTCTCTGTCTGTGGTTATATGCCGCCCTTGCCGCCTTTATCTGGTATGGAGCACGATATACTCCAGAACGGGCAATACTGTTACGGCTTGCTTCAAGCATACTCTCGGACCTTATATGGGTTCCCTTCGGGCTTCTGGTCTGGACTCTGCTCATTGACAGGGTAATCGTTCATGTCATAAGAGTTTCCAAATCTTCGAGGAGAATCCCGGGAATAACCACGGCGCTGGCAGGTGCCGTTCTCCTGTTTGTTTTTTTCTTTGAACAATCCTTCAAATTCCTCTTTCTTCCGCTGCTCTGGTTCATCATGCTTGCTTTTCTGCGCCTGATACGGAAATCAACTGCGAAAAAGAGCCTTTCACACTATGCACCTCTAGTCTGTATACTGTTACTGGTTGTCGTTCATTACCATTGGCAGCTGGTTCCACATGGTACCCGTGAAGAGAATCCGGGCGATATCAGGGTCATGAGTTACAATATTTTTGCGCGCGCCGGTTTTGAAGACCGCATGAAGGTCATTAATACAATCAAACATATATCGCCCGATGTTGTCTGTATCATGGAATTTAATCCGATGCGTGATCCCGAACTCTTCAGGGAAGAGCTGGGGAACCAGTTCCCCTACATGCTGATCGGCGATAATCTGACACGATGGACACGGAGCGCGGCGCTTATTCTTTCACGGTTTCCCCTGAAAAAAATCGATGTACCCATAGTGGGTGACCGACAGGACCGTCATGTGAATTTTATCTTTGCAGAGATGAACGTGGGGGGCAGAACAATAAATATCGTGAACTATCACCTGATAACCGTGGGGCATCGAATAGAGAAAGCAGCCCGTAAAAATATCAATGACAAGGAACTGGTCACCAAAGCGACCGATACCGAAGCGGCAATAGATGGGGAAAAATTCGAACAGGCCCGGTATCTGATGGATACAGTCGCTACTTTCAAACAACCCACGATTCTCTGCGGAGATTTGAACGATACTCCGAACAGCAGGGCATTCCAACTTCTCGAAAGCAGGTTTTACAACACATACTCGGAAAAAGGGTGGGGGCTCGGCGATACTTTCGGGGAGTCGTGGATAAAGCGCCGATCTGGAAATTTCCCATGGGTATCACGGTTTGCCCGCGATGTGATGAGAATCGACCACATCTTTGTCAGCAAGGATATTACCATGGTTTCATCGGAGGTTTTACGGCATGCACAGGGTTCGGATCATAAACCGGTTGTTGCGGCCGTACGATTGCCATAA